TTCACTCAGACGTTTATCACAGTAACATAAGGCTGCCTAATACAGCTTGGGTCTAAGAGGGACAAAAAGGATtctgagttcacacacacacacacatgtgcacacacatggacgcacacacaaatgcatgcacgcacacacgcaatACTTGTTAAAAAGTTCAAaagagggctgaggatgtagctaagTGGATAGAAAATGGCTGTATACGTATGAGGACCAGCCTTCAGgttctagaacccatgtaaaagctgagcAGGCGTGATGGCttcctgtgaccccagctcttgggaggtagagacaggattcCCAGGGCAAGCTGGCCCCCTAAGCTTTGCATTTAGCTGAGAGAACCCACCTCATTGAAGTGGAGAGGAATCAAGGAAAACATGCAATGTCAACTTTGGGCCTCCACACGCACGATCTCACAATTATGTGTGCACCTTCCCGTATACATTTGTGCCCACACGCataccaacacacatgcacacccacactaTACAAAAGTACACAAAAGTGCAactgataaaagaaaagaatatagctttaaaatccctctttttatttcctcCCAGTTGCCGAGCTGCGTTCCAGATGGGAACTAACGTGACCAGTTTCTTCAGAGCCTCCAGTGCCATGTTTTGTGCACAGGAGTGTGTAAAGTATTCCTTCTCATCCTTCCTCACAAATGGCCACTTACCATACATGGCCCTGTGCGACATGGTGCTGATGTGCTCACATAGTTTAGGATCATCCTACATCAGTCCATCAAAAGCTTCCATTTGTATGACTGCCTAacacttcagtgtgtgtgtgtgagcacgcgcATGTGcttgcacgcgcgcgcacacacatgtgaatatttGGATACTCTCCTATTGATAGACACTCAGGATATTCCCAATCCCTTTGCATCATGACCAGGATGGAATAATGCATTTCTAGAGGCTGTTGTCAGTCACCCTCCACGGACGTTGTAGCAATGACCATATATATATACGAGTGCCATCCAGTTCTCCCCCTGCATGTGCTGGCAatttctgcttccttcattttACATAAGAGAAATTGCATTCTcttatatgttttaatttaatgaaataaattgttcaatttttcattgcttttcttgaATTTGACAATATTTATCTCTATGAAAGCACAGCTATAATCAAAGTGTGCATTGCAAACGTTCCCTCcaggtgtggcggcacacaccttcaatcaagaggaaggtggatttctgtgagttggaggatagcctagtctacatagcaagttccaggccagccaaggatacacaatGAGATcttacctcaaaaaataaaaataaaaattacccaATACTCTCCCCCCCCCATAAATCACCTTGTACAAGTTTTCCACATTGGTTTCTATCATTGTTTTTGGTGTTCTTTCATAATGTGCTTGGCTGTCTTTTTGTTTAAGGGcgttttttattccttcttttgtAAGATCTTCATTTTCAtacttcctgatttttttcattaaagttctttgtatatttgaaaatttacCAATGGCAATGTGCACCCACACTCACATCCACGCTGATCTTTGAATCTCCGTCATAATCCCCAGATGTGACGCAAAGGGAGGTAGTATTAGCCTCTGAAGAACAGTTTCTACTGTGCTATGCATCACCTTTCTCCCTCTGACTAAAAACATTGCCCTGGGTTTCCATAGGGCCTCAGGTCCACAAGGACTTCGTATTCTGCCTACTTGAATGTTCGATGACCTCCTTACTAACCAGCATAGAGTTAAACACATCCTGCCTGCTTCCCGGCTCTCTCCTGTTACTGGTTCAGAACTGCCATTTCCATTTTAGCCCCTCTGGTCAATTGCTTAGATCCAAAAGAAATCTGCGCAGGAGACTCTGCTAAGCAATCTGGTTAAGTATCCTTTCCGACTGGATATCGCTAGCCGGTCCAGTCTTACATCCATTTGTATTGGCCCCCACGTTGGAGAGCGGTTCACCTGCACTCACCTGGGCACCTCGGAAATGAGAGGATGGAGTCTGACAACTCttcagaagggaggaggaggcttTGGGCTTCTTCACAGAAACACAAGTGAAGGCTCCAGGGTCTCACCTTTCCTTGAGGTTCCAGGAGTCAGGAATGAAACCTCAGTTGTGTCTGTATGCTGACGCCCTCCAGGTCCCCAATAGCACCACCACCCTGGCCACTCAGACACCTTTATGCTCACCGCTGCTGTCACCACTCCAGTGACTCCCTGATATTCCTCCTCCCAGTACCCAGGAATAGAGAGAAGAAACACCCTCTGTCTTTACTCCACAGCCATCCCACCTCCGCTTAGTCTCAAGGCTTCACTCTCTCAGAGTGCAGGGGTGAGGCGGTGGTAATTGTGGAAGGCAAAGCCAGGCCctgagcctcccccaccccacccctagccTCAGCTGTTTCCAGAGTCACAAACTCTGTCCaacatctccctccctccctggacTCCCACAGGAAAGGAGCCAAGAAAGGAGAAGCAGCATCCCGGGCTCGGGTGGAGACTGAAGAGTTGCCTTGGAGACTCCTCCAGAGAAGGGTCTCTGTGCTCCAAGAGGGGCTACCCTGGGGCTGTGAAGGGCCCTGTCTCACCTGCTATACTCTgagagaggtggggctggagcaGAGAGGTCTGGGAGGAGCTGACTTGGAGCTAATGACTCCACACAGtagaggagctgggggagagcaggaagaaggcGTGGAGGGATGGGGGCCTGACCAGAGTCTCTTGGTTTCCCAACAAGTAGCTAACATGAAGGGGCCCCACTTGGGGGGTTCCGTTTGGAGTAGATGATCAGGCCTACTGCAGCAGGgacacaggaatacacacacacacaccccagggagCACAGGCCCCCAGTCACTTAGAAAGGTGGAGCCCAGATAGCACTGGAAGAGAGGGAACTATCAAAGATTCCACGGGATTGATGGGTGCCAGCCCCAACTCAGTGCCTACCTCACCACCTGCCCCTGCTCCCCTGTGCCCAATGAGGAACTGAAAGCCCTGCTGGAAGGCcctaaagcccccccccccagtcccagCTGCCTGCCAGGAAGTGCTAAAGTCTGgtcatcctccctccccttctggcTCCCACccaatttcttcctcctccccaggctgAGGTTCTCAACTACAGCCAGCTCCTCCCTGTGTCCCCTGGCCTTCCGTGCTGCATACTCCCCTGGACCCAGAGGAAAGCAGGTAAGACCGCCCATCCTGTCTCATCCTGAGCCGTGCATCACAAACCCTTTCCCAGTACACCAGCTCCTTCCATTTCAGCTCCCATAGAGCTTGCCAGGGGAATGGGCACACTGAGATAGGCCCCCAGGAACAGGTGTGGCTTCTATCTCTGCCACTCAGTCCTGTGGGGACAGGGTCAGTCAGTGCTAAGTGCTCATTCAAGGAGACAGAGGTGAACCCCGGGACCCTAAAGGGAAGAGATATTGAAGCAGAAGCTTAATGGGTCTCTGGGGAGCGCTGTTGATGAGGCTTGGGCTATAGTCGGGAGTGAAGTGGAGAGATAAGGCAGACGGGCACTGCTTGGTCTAGACACCAGGTCCCTGAAGACctttgtgggggggggcacaaagTAAATGTGGGGTGAAGAGAGAGCCCAACAGCAGCATGCTTCCCTGACAGGCAACTCCCCAAAAGAGACCAGGGGTACAGCTCCATAGCCAGGGAACTTCCCAACTCCAATAAGCCTGAAAACCTGCCAAATTCCTTCCTGTTGTTCATTTTCTCCCTCACAGATGACGTCCTCAGACATGGAGACTGAAAACGTCGGTGAGGTGGCCCCTGAGGCCCCACAACCCACCCACATTAACGTTCACATCACCCAGGAGTCTGTCCTGGCCAAACTCCTGCTGGCCGGATGGTCAGCACTACAACTCCCAGCATCTGCCTCGTCCAGGGGTCTAGACAGCAGCAGGTTTCTGGTGACCTCCTGGGTGAGAGTAGCTACATGCTTCGTGAGCTGAGGAGGGACAGCCAGCCAGGCTAAGGAATGGTCCTTTTTCTTGCCTGCCACACTTGCCTCTGGCCTCCCTCTCTTTAAGATATTGAGCTGGTTTGTTCGTCTTAGTAGAAATCAGTCCAAACTCAGCAATCAGTTGCAAGTTAACAGGTGGGCCCACTGCTCACGAGCTGTGTTCTCAAGTCTTCTCTCTTCCAGGTGGTGCAGATTGTGCTGGGGCTTCTGAGTGTGGTTCTGGGTGGAATCCTCTGCATCTGCCAGTATTTAGCCATGAATACCTCAGGAGCGCCCTTCTGGACCGGGATCGTGGTGAGTGTGGCAGCATGAAGGCTCCAGGGCTGTCAGAGGGATGAAGTTCTCTTCACTTTCTCCATGCCACCACCATTGATGTGGTGTCAAGAGTGTGTAGCCAAGCAGACCTGACGATGTAGGCCAGTTTGGTGCTTGtgtagatgacaggaaatggTGGCCTGTGTGGTCACAGGCCAACTCTGTCTCTTGCCCCATGCTGCTCCCAGCACACTGACAGCCACTCCTCGTCATCAATGGCTGTCATCGGTTAGGGCTCTAAGGGTTCACCCATCTCTGATGTCTGCCTCAAGACAGGGGAAGTGGAGCATGGCAGACGGGGAGCATCTCCTACCTCCCTTTACTCCTCCGATGGGATCCGACATGCTGCTATCTCTAATGACAGCTGGTTGGATTGGGCATGGAGGGTAGAGAACTTtctgacaggcacacacactcagaacagCAAAAAACACACACGCATTCACTGAGAACAGAGATGAAAGGAACTTCGCTAATCCTCCCAATGGCAGAAATAGACGGATTAATTCTAGAATAGTCAAATAGGGTCAGGACCCATGTGTCCATGGTGTGCACCAGACTTCCTGTTCTTCTGCCAGAGGGGCCCAATACCAGCTAGTGCAGGTGTCTGGACCGAGGCTGCCTAAAGTCACATCCTGCATGGACAGCTTTTCTAACAACTTGGGACTTTGATCCACAAGATCCCTGGTACTCGGAACTTTCATCAGGAATCTGGTGCGCTTTCAAAAGAAGACTGTAGGGACAGACCAGAAGGTCACACATGGCTTAACCACGTGCACTTAGGTGTCACTCAAACAGTGTCCTACGCCCTCACCTATGAGCTCCAGGCTCATCGCCCTGCGCAGTCACTCCACCGCAGACAATGCAGATAGAATGGTATAGGCCGTGTGGCTGGCACTACAGATAAGAGTCACAGGGGAAATAAGGCAGGGAATTAGTGGGCATTTGTCTTTCCTATGCTGACTCTTCTTGTTCATTCTCTTCCCAGGCTATGCTGGCTGGAGCTGTTGCCTTCCTTCACAAGAAACGTGGGGGTACCTGCTGGGTGAGTTTAGGACCAGGCAAGACCCACACTCGACCCTCCTGCCCCATCACACACAAGCTGGGTAGTTCTGAATCTTCaatgtcttcttctatttctccctctctctaggCCCTGTTGAGGACGCTTCTTGTGCTGGCAAATTTCTGCATGGCTGTGGCTGCCATTGTTCTTGGAGCTAGTGAGTTCCACATTTACCGATACTATCTCAGAGATAATGTCTGTGCAACCCACCCTTCAGATTTCCGGCCCTCCTGGTCCCCCAGCACCCCATCTCCAGAGGAAACTGATAGGATAAGCCTGTGCATATTCTACATAAGCATGCTAAAGGTAAGTGGCCATGGAGAAGGGCAGCTGCAGACACTGGCAGGGAGACAAAAATGGCTGGGAAAAGGTACCCCTCCCCCTAGTCTTGGTGATTGTTCCTAAAGATGCAGGACTGAGCCAACCAGAAACTGTTCCCACTGCTGCTGACATGACATAGGAATATTACTAATCACAAGTGACCCAGGGTTGCAAGTATGGCAAGGGTTACCAACATGTATGCCCTCCTTGAGGTTGTCACTTACTTCAAAACTCAGCTTCTGAGGAGAGTGGGAAACATTTCTGATGAATTCTACCCCCTGTACCCATGATCCCTCTGTAGTCCAGAAGCTGTAGACTTTGGAGATGAGGGTTAGAAAGTGACCCTTGTCTGGAGAGAGAATGGAAAGGGGCAGGACCATGGCCATCACTCCAGCACCCTTGTCTTTGTCCTGTGTTCCCAGCCCCTGCTCATAAGTCTCCAGGCAATGCTCTTGGGTGTCTGGGTGCTGCTGCTCCTGGCTTCTCTCATCCCTGTGTGTGTTTACCTCTGGAAAAGATTCTTCACAAAGGCGGTAAGTCCCTATGCCGTGTGTTTGGGGCAGCGGCATGTTCAGATGAGACATCAATGCTTAGGGAAGAAGGGGACCATTATATGAGTCCTAGGAAGAGTCATGTCTTTCTGTCCCATTCCACACGGTCCGTTTCCAACCACTGTTCCTATCCAGGAAGCCATAGAAGCCCACATCTATCCCAGGCCTGTGGAACTTTTTGTCATGGATCCTATGCAGTTGAGATTGGCTCTGCCTGGCTCCAGAACTAGCTGGCCTAGAGCACAGGACCCTGCTGTCCCTTCTCTCCCTGCCACTAACATCTTGCCCTGGCCTCTTCCTTAGAAAACAGACGAGAAGAAACTGCTGGGTGCAAATGTGATCtagccctgcctctcccttgcTCTGGACCTCCCTCCTTCTGAAGCCTGAAAGAAGAGTTGGACAAGAGCAAATAGACCCTACCCCACCGACAGGGCATGGCCCCTGCCTGGCTCCACCCAGCTTCGCTGTTGCTCACAGCAGCCTTCGCTCATTTCTCTCCACCTTCACCATCCCATGTTCCTTCTCAGGCAGTGACTTGATAATAAAGTCTCACGGCATTGGCTGCAGAGTCTTGCTTTGTCACTCCAAGGAGTTCTCATTGGCTGGGAAGCAGGGCAAGGTAAGGACAGTAAGCCTACAATGTGCCCCACATAGCTGCAACCTCCTACCCACGTCTAGACTCACACAACCTGAAAGTAACTGACTGGGTGGGCTGGGTGCAGGAGTAGAGACTCTGCCCCCCAGATCCTGATATAAGAAGATGGGTGTCTGGCAGTTGGATGGATGGCTTCTTATTTTCACTGTTGAGCAAAATCAAGACACAGACAGCATAACACCAAGATACAAACATTCCagaaatctcatttatttattcatttattttttgggCTGTTTAAGATAgagacttgctatgtagtccaggctgaaattgaattcatgatcctcctgtctccatctcctgagtactgggatcacagtTGTGTGTACTGCCATCCTGGctctgaaaactttttttttcaagttagtGATCCAATGATATGGTGAAATAAACTCCAGATTAATTTATCCCTTAAAAATACCGAAAACTAGACAACATATgactcatatatttaaaaattccgtgtgtgtgtgtgtgtgtgtgtgtgtgtgtgtaaagataaTATCAAGATAATAAGAACAACCTCAAAGGCCATAATAAAGGCAGGGGATGGATCCAGAGCACTGTCTTGAGTTGGTCTTACGTCAATGTGCCATGAACACCTACACATTTGGGGTTCCTCCTGCAGGGCCTAAAGGATCAgcatgtgtctgtatttgtggATAACCAAGAGCATCAAGAAGATATACCCCAGAATTAAGGCCAGGAAGACATTCTAGGAGGACTCTAGGGAAACACAATGTTGCTTCTGACATTTCCCTTTGGTGAGAGGCCACCCACCACCCTCTGGTGAGAGGTGCAGGCCCGTTTCTGCCAGAGGAGCCCTTGAAAGGCTCTGAGATGGATTTTCCTGAAGGCTAGACACTGGGGTGTCCTCTCTCTCCACTAGAATAGACTCCACTAGTCAAGATTCCTGAGTGGGAGGTAAGAGAGAGCAGGTGTTCTCTTAAAATCCCATTGCTTGCATAAGCTAGGCAAGCTCATACTGTGGAATCTGGTGCCTAGGCATACAAACCCACCCAATCAGCAAAAGAACATTctaaaagccaaacaaaatcaGAGCTGCCCACTGTGAtgaagagggtgggggagaagaggaggctgAGAAAGCCGTGGCCAAAGAGGGTTCTGAAGATGGGGCTGACGTCagcaggcagaagatccatgagGGTGGacagcaacaaaaccaacaaaattaaACTTCAAAACCAGAAGGCCACTGTGACCTCTTCACCCTCCACTTCCCGTCTCAAAATCAAAATGTGGTCACAAACATGAAAATGCACCCAACCCACTTGACCTGCAGATGCTGTGCAAACTCAACCACCGCAGCACAAGTTtgcaacaggaaaggaaagacCCAGAATTTCCAAGATCCTGTTTTTCTATTCTTCTTAAAGCTACTTTAAAGGGAACTTGGCGTTTCTCGTCTGTTTCTCATCTGTTCGCACAGATTGCTAGAGATTGCAACTCAGGTGACCAAACCGGCTTTCCGAATATTCTGTGCCCCGCAGCTTCACTGTCTTTACCTACAGTGTGACCATGCTCACTATActctcaaagaaggaaaataaaatcttgcttaaaaaaaaaaaaagtcctaggggccggagagatggctcagtgttgaaAGTGTGTACCGCTCTTGAGCTTTGTTCCAATCACCCACGTCAGGCAACTCACTGTTGCTCTGGCTCCGGGGGATCTGACACTAtctgctggcttctgtgggcactgcactcacgTGCAAATAcccacacgaacacacacacacacactcacgtgcaaataccccccccacacacacacacacaatttttaaattaccccctttttttctccttcctgtctatCAGGAAGTGAGGAGCATTTCTGCCacacactcctgctgccatgatatTCTGTCCCAGTGATAAGCAGCAATGGGTGAAGCTCCGGGGCCCAGATTTTTCCTCCTTAagtaacaaaaagtaaaacaatgacaaaaataatccTGTTCCAAGCATTCCAAGGACCTCTCCTTACTAGAACAGAGTTCGCTAATTAAAATAACCTTCTTCCTTCAAGTTTCTATAACAGGCATTAGGAAAACCCATCTGAACAGTCAGCAGGGTTGACCTATGCAAACACTGTGGAGGGTGTGTCTTCAGAGCACAGGGACAGCCATCAACGAGCCACTGGCAGAGGCTGGCATCATTCccccattttcattctttctctagCCCCTGTAATATGCGTCCTGGACATTGATTGGGTACTTTACTGCTCAGTATGAAGACTGAGTTTCCCAGTGTCCTTCGGTTAGTGGATTCTAGTGAACAGATTAGGAATTAGTCCTACGTATACCTGCTGGGACGCACATAGGAGGCAGATCCCCTCTGCTCACCTGTCTGGCCTTGGAACAAGCCACACTGGGGTGACATCACAATGgagagggaaacacacacacaacacgtgGATCCTGAGGAGCCTAGTAAGATGTCTGTATGAGAGGCAACCTTGTGTTAGTTTGTGTGTTCTGTCAGAAGCCATTTCCACCTCACGAAGAGTGGCAGCTGAGCTTGTCCAGACGTCACACTGTAGACAAATATCCCTCATTTCAAAGACGATGAAGAAGATCGGGGCTGGAGCGATGGTTCCACTGCTCTTTGAGAGGACCCAGGACTGATTTTCAGtgcctacatggtggctcacagttccaaatgatctgagaccctcttctgtcccctgtaggcaccaggcatgaacatgGCGGACACACGTACCCACAgacaaacccacacacaaaataaaaatatataaaatttaaaacattacaaaaaaatTAGTGTCTTCCCAAGAAGGAGCTGTGAGGCCTGCCTGATGACAGCTCACTGCAGCTGGGGACAGACCATAGCAAGCGCCCGTGGAAAAGGTATGGACAAGACAGAGCTCATAGGAAGACATGCGGACTCGTGTTCCACTTGACTGCTCTCCATGCATGCACAGCCCTCCCTAGCTTCCCCTGCAGCCACTGCAGCCACTGAGGATGCTCATAGCGCCCTCAGAAATGCTCTTTAGTCTCTTGTAATGTGATGAATGAAAGGCCAGCCATGGTACCTCTATGGCCACATGCCTTGCAGTCCCTGATACAGCCTCAACAGCCACCTCAGGTAAGAGTTCTTGGCTCCCCAGGCCTGCTCTTCCCTTGTGCTTCTCCCTCTCCACCCGCAGGGACTCCCGGGAAAGCTGGACAGTTCTCTGAATAGCGACCTTTCTGAGCTCTCATCTGTGCGCTGCTTCTCACTGCTTCTAAATCAAAGGACGTGTTGCTTCCAGCAATACATCTCACAGCCCAAAGGCAAAGGCGGGAGGATATGTAACGTGGACATCAGAATAGCAGTTTCCTTGCTGCAAAGGTGAgcgaaagggaagggaagagactgGCCTATGAAAACACACAGGGGTCTACAGTCATGATCACCTCCTCACTTTTAACCCAGGAGGGGCACATGTGTTACTAATGAAACTGTACACATGTTTATACCCTCTACTGCGTGAACTTCATCGTCGCAGCACAAACCGCACACCACAATTACAGAAGTGAGGGCTTGTGGAAAAGTCATTCATTGCGTCAGTTAACACATCATCACACGAACGTTCTGCACCACAGGAATAACACTTCAATAGTGCATGGTCACACCCAACCTCGGCAGAGAACATCTGATAAAGTAGGTTATTACGGTGGTTCCCACACATACAAATCCCTACGATGTTTATAGTTGGGTTCGTTATCACAGtcacaaaaaaggagaaaagaacactGTGTGCACACTTGGAATTTGGGTTTTAGTTCTAATGGATTATGACTTTATGGGCCTTATGAATACAGATATTGAAACATAACCACAAAGTCATAGGAAAAACTAAGTTAACAAGAATGGCAAATAGTCAAGTGAAAGTTTAGCAGAATACCAAATGAAGCATCAGAATGTCAGGAATCAGTTCATGCCTTCCATTAAGGACTCCAAGTGTTAATGGCCTAAATTTTCCAGGCAAAAGGCAAAGACTAGCAGattgaatttaaaaacacaaccCATCTAGTTGTGGCCCACAAGAAACACACTCCGCTATCACAGATAAACACAGTTTTAGGGTACTGTGGATGGGAACTGACATCCTAAGccaatggaagtagaaaacaagcCATTACAGCCATACTAAAAGTCTAACTAATTAGACTTCAAACGAAAAttattcagagagagaaaaaaatccatcaagaggataTTGCAATTCTAAACATAGATGAATCCAACATCAATTAACCTGATATAATAAAACGAGCAATACTGGATGTAAAGCCACAGACTGACCGCAACCCAATAATAATCTACAGTTCCCACATCCTTCTTGCACTGATCATCCAGAGCcatagaaacaaaccaaacacaatATTAATCCATGATCCCTTCATCCTTCTTACACCAATAGACTGATGATCATCCAGAGTCATAGACAAACCAAGTTCTCAAATCAGTAATATGAAATCTCATgccaggaaatagaaacaggagaGAGCTAAACGAAGCCAAGGGAGGcagaaaaaaggcaaaacaggAAACAGGATATTAGATGGAGAAAAATCCATGATGCGAGAAGCTGGCCATGAAAAGGATCACTGAGTTGACAGGTGAACAGCAAGAAAGCAAGAGCGACAACAAACACAACCAGAGAAACTCCACAAGTTAGCAGAGACCGAACACCCCACTCTGTGGGTCGCGAAGTCGCACAGCGACTGGAAAAGCCAGGTTGGCAGTTCCTTAAACATTCCATCCCATATTGTACATTTCAGTGGCTCTACTCCTACAAAACTAAAGCTTATATAACCCTGCATCGGAGTGTTCATGGCAGCTCTCTTCATGATCGTCCTCAGACTAGAAGAACCCAAATATCCTTCCctaagaaaaaccacaaacaagcTCTCAGTCGGTCACTCACTAGCGTGttactcagaaaagaaagaacagggtgtccgaacacact
The window above is part of the Microtus ochrogaster isolate Prairie Vole_2 unplaced genomic scaffold, MicOch1.0 UNK18, whole genome shotgun sequence genome. Proteins encoded here:
- the Tmem176a gene encoding transmembrane protein 176A, translating into MTSSDMETENVGEVAPEAPQPTHINVHITQESVLAKLLLAGWSALQLPASASSRGLDSSRFLVTSWVVQIVLGLLSVVLGGILCICQYLAMNTSGAPFWTGIVAMLAGAVAFLHKKRGGTCWALLRTLLVLANFCMAVAAIVLGASEFHIYRYYLRDNVCATHPSDFRPSWSPSTPSPEETDRISLCIFYISMLKPLLISLQAMLLGVWVLLLLASLIPVCVYLWKRFFTKAKTDEKKLLGANVI